GCGGACTCCTTTCGTCCGCGCTCGGCCCACGCCGTCAGGAGGATGTCTCCATGGCCGTCCCGGCGTGAAGTTCCGCCCGGTACGCCTTCGTGCACCGGGGGGATGCACAGGAGGCACGGAAGACCATGGCGACGCTCAACATCACCTATGACGGAATGTCCGCGGATGTCCCCGTGGAGTTCGACGGCCACGTGGCGGACGCGGACATCCGTCGCATCGCGACGGAGTTGGTCCGCTCGGGCGGAGTGCCCGGCCTTCACCTGAGCCAGCTTCACCACGAGGCCTTCGCGCACTTCGTCGTGGACCGGTTCCGTGGTGCCCGGGGCGAGGAGCGCATCTACCTGCGACCCAAGGTCCCCTTCGGCGCCCGCTGAGGACACGCCATGCGAATCGTCTTCTGTGGCGTGGGCGCCATTGGCTCCACCGCTGCGGTGCTGTGCCGCAACCTCGAGGCCACCCTCGTCTTCGTCGACTTCGACCGGGTCGAGTCCAAGAACCTGCTCGCCCAGGCGTATGTGAAGCCCTCCGTGGGCAAGAACAAGGCGGAGGCCCTGAAGCTCCAGTTCCTCAACCTGCACGGCGTGAAGACCGAGGCCCACGGCGTGCGCATCACCCGGGACAACGTCGAGGCGCTGTGCGGTGGAGCCGACCTGCTGGTGGACTGCATGGACAACCGTGACAGCCGCTTGCTGCTCAGCGACTTCGCACGCCGCGCGGGAAAGCCCCTGGTCCACGGCGCCGTGAGCGGCGACGGGACCTTTGGCCTGGTGCGCTGGGATGAGCACTTCGTCCCGGATGCCGAGGACACGCCGGGCCAGGCCACCTGTGAAGGCGGCGCGCACCTCCCGCTTCTGGGCTTGCTCGCAGCCACCCTGGCACGCACCGTCCAGGACTTCATGAAGCACGGCACCCGCCGTGACTCCATCGTGAACCTGAGCACGGTCATGTCCTGACGCGTGACTCAAGCCACCCGGCACGCCTGCTCGAACGAGAGCCGTGGGTTTCTCGGATAAAGCCCGGCGGCATCGCCGTAACCGAGATTCAAGAGCAGGAGGCTCCGCCACTTGCCGTCAGGGAAGAACGTGGCGTCCACCGACATCTGATCGAATCCTCCGAGCGGCCCGACATCGAGCCCGAGCGCACGCGCGGCGAGAATCACGTAGCCCGCGCTGAGGAACGAGCCCTGCTCCGCGAGCTTCGTGCGGCCGTCCTCGGGCAAGCCACCGAAGAACTCGCGCATCTCCGGGCGTGCTGGGAACAACTGGGGCATCCACTCGTAGAATGCCGTGTCATAGGCCACGATGGCGGTCACAGGCGCGGCGCGCACCTTGTCGACGTTGAGCGGCATCACCGAGGGGAGAAGCTTCGCTTTCGCCTCGGCGCTCTTCACGAAGACCATCCGCATCGGGTGGGTGTTCGCGCTCGTGGGCCCCATTCGTGAGAGTTCGTAGAGCCGCGCGAGGAGCGCGTCGTCGACGGGGCGGTCGAGCCAGGTATTGTGCGTACGTGCGTCTCGGAAGAGGAGCGAGAGCTCCTCGTGACGGGCTTCGGACATGGCGTTGCCTTTCCGGCGTGCGACTTCGTCCCCAAAGGCGGGGCCGCGCGCAACGAGATTGGCCTTTAGATACGGGGCGCGTTATGGACGCTCAATGCCACGTCGTCCGAATAAAATATCTGAACGTCCGGTCGAGCTGGACTTTGAGGATCCACGCGGCGATGCCCTGGCGGACGTGCTGGGCGTCTCGCTCCTGCGCAACGTGCTCTACAAGCGCGTCGAGGCGAGGGCTCCCTGGGGGTTGAGGCTCCGAGCGCACGAACGAGCGGTCTTCTACCTCATCGCGCGTGGCTCGGGCCGGCTCGAGGTTGAAGGCGAGGAGCCCATCGAGCTCTCCGTCGGAGACGCGGCCTTCATCCCCCATGGAACGGAGCATGTCCTCCGCGACGCCGAGACCACCCTACCGCTCGACGCCCATGACGGCAGACGGTGCACGGAGCCAGGCCCCAGGCACCTGGGAGGTACGGGCGCCCCAACGTCGATGCTGACTGGCTTCTTCGATCTCGGGGGCCGCCCGCCCTCCCTCCTGGCGAGCCTGCCCCGCGTGGTGACACTCAGCCCGAACGACCGCACGACGGCGCCCTGGGTCGCGGCCACGCTCCAACTCCTCCTCGCGGAAGCGGCACAGCCCGGCCCGGCGAGCCTGCTCGTGCTCCAGCGGCTCGCGGACGTGTTGTTCATCCAAGCGCTGCGCTCTCTTGCGACGCGCAGCGGCTCCCCCGAACAGGGATGCAAGCACCGCGGCATCGCCGCGTTGGGCGACGCACCCATCCGCGAGGCGCTGGGGCTCATCCATCAACGACCGGGAGCCCCGTGGACCGTCGCGTCGCTTGGCGCGCGGGTGGGGCTCTCGCGCTCCACCTTCGCGGCACGTTTCACCGACCTCGTGGGTGAGCCGCCGCTCGAATACATCGCGCGCTGGCGCATCACCCGCGCGGCGGAGCTCTTGCGCGACACGGACCACGCCCTTGACGAAATCGCCGCGCGGGTGGGCTACGAGAGTGTCCCCTCCTTCAGCCGCGCCTTCGTGCGCTTCCGTGGAGAACGCCCCGGGTCGTATCGAAAGAGCGAGCGCGAGCGTGTGCGTCTCGACGATGAGTCCACGTCCGAATGAGCGTCCTTCCAGGCACCGTGGTGACGAACGCGTAGCCGTGGCCATCCGGCCCTCGCACATAGACGCCGGGGCCTCCGCGGGTGACTGCACAGACACTCTTTTCCGCGCCGGATTGTCAGGGGCGAATTTCCGCCGCGTCCCTTCCCTCATGAAAGGAGCGGTGGCCATGACGAAGACGTCGCAGAAGAATCCGAAGCGCGGTCAATATCCAAGCAACCCCCGGTTCAACATCGACGCGGCCCCGTTCCTTCTTGCTGGCGGCTTCCGCGCGTATTCCTTCAGTCCGCCCGACTCCTGCTGACGCATGCGCACCCGCCAAGGGCGCGCCACGCATCACAGAGGCCGGGCTCCCAGCAGGGGACCCGGCCTTCAGTCTTTCCAGGCCCCCTGCCTTCCGGGGACGTAGAGCGTTACGGAAGACGCGTCTGCCTGTAGAGCAGGAGCCCGTCAGGGCCCGCTGGGTTCGACTCCCAGCGTCCCCAATCACAGTCACACAGTTCTCTGGGTGTAGCTCAGTCTGGCAGAGCGCACGGTTCGGGTCCGTGAGGCCGCAGGTTCAAATCCTGCCACCCAGATTTCACGCCTCCGTAGCTCATTGGTAGAGCACCCGCCTCTTAAGCGGATGGTGAGGGTTCGAATCCCTCCGGAGGTATCGCATTCCCCGGCTGTCCAATCACTTTCTGGGTGTAGCTCAGTCTGGCCAGAGCGCACGGTTCGGATCCGTGAGGCCGCAGGTTCAAATCCTGCTACCCAGATTCTATTCCTCCGTAGCTCATCGGTCGAGCACCCGCCTCTGAAGCGGGAGGCGAGGGTTCGACTCCCTCCGGAGGTTTCGCATTCCCCGGTAGCTCAATTGGCAGAGCACGCGGCTGTTAACCGCGGGGTCGAGGGTTCGAATCCCTCCTGGGGAGCTGATTGACAGGGCCTGCAAACCGGCAGGGCCTTTTCGGTTAATCCTACAGTTGTAGTTCGGAAGACTCCGCAGTCCTCCTCCTGTTGAAGTAACAGGAGTGCGAGGAGCGAGACTTCCCATGCAGCAACCATCAGACACAGAGGCCCAGGCACCGGAAGTCCGGCTGGTTGGCCGTCTCGTGACGGAGCTGGAGTCGATAGGCGCTTGGCTGCAGCCGCATTTCCGCCGGCGCGAGGCGCATGCCGCCGCCGTCGAGTACGTGAAAGCCCTGCTAGGGCGGGCGCAGCGCAAGAATATGTGGGGCCTTTCGGAGGATGCAGGGCATCGAGCGCCCTATACCTTCCAGCACCTGCTGCTGCGAGCGAAGTGGGACGCGGATGCGGTGCGCGACGACGTGCTGGAGTACGCACGCAGGGCGTTGGGGGAAGGCGGCATTCTTGCGGTGGACGAGACGGGCTTCCTGAAGAAGGGAGAGAAGTCCGTGGGCGTCGCGCGCCAGTACACGGGCACGGCGGGCAAGGTGGAGAACGCGCAGGTAGGCGTCTTTCTCTCGTACGTGACGCCTCTGGGGCATGCGCTGGTGGACCGGGAGCTGTACCTGCCCCAGCCATGGACGGAGGACTCTGCCCGCCGTCAGGCGGGAGGGATTCCGGACGAGGTGAGCTTCGAATCCAAACCGGCTTTGGCGCAAGGCATGCTGCAGCGGGCGCTGGGCGCGGGACTGAAGCCCGCGTGGGTGGTGGGGGACGAAGTCTATGGACGCGACAGTACGCTGCGCCGACTCCTCGAAGACTTGCACCAGCCCTACGTGCTGGCAGTGGCCTCCAACACGCACGTTTGGCGCGGCTTCTACCAGGTGAAGCCGGGCGACATGGTGAAGGAGGTACCTCCGGAGGCCTGGGCGCGTCTACCCGCGGGCGCAGGCACCAAAGGCCCACGCCTCTATGCCTGGGCGCGCATCCGTCTCAACCGGCACCTGGGCCTGTCGCGGTGGCTGCTATTTCGCAGAGGTCTCGCGGACGGCAAGGTGGCCTTCTACGTCGCCCATGCCCGACGCAATGCCTCGCTGGAGTCGATGGTGCGCGCGGCGGGTAGTCGGTGGGCCGTGGAGGAGGACTTCGAATCCGCCAAGAACGAGGTGGGCCTCGCCGACTATGAGGTGCGCACCTGGACGGCTTGGCATCGACACATGACGTTGTGCCTGGTGGCCCACGTCTTTCTCGCTGCCGCGCGTGCCATGGCCAATCTGCAACTCCAGGAGGGGCTGCCCCCAAAAGCGCTCGGCCTGCCGAGACGCAGAAACCCAATGCGAGCGTTTCTCGCCCGGCGCGGCCTTCACTGACGGCATTCGTCCGCGACTCCGTCCAGGAAGTGCGAGCGCTTCTGGTGGCGCTCCTGCGGCGAGCAGAAGCTCCGATTGCGCATGTCCTGGACTGGAGTCGCTGGCGACGCCACCACCAACCCGTGGCCATGCAGCGCCACTACCGCGCCCGAAAGGCGCGGTTCAAACTGCAACTGTAGGACTCGCACTACCAATGCAACGGATGCCAATTCTGTGGACTTCCAGAGTTGCAAGTCCAAATCTGGATTTTCGTCCCCGGGGTAGGATCTCCGTTAATGGCGTCCAAGCAAAGTGAATCACCCAGGGCGCTTCTCAACTGTCTTCCATTGACAATGTTCCATTTCTGAGCCAATCCCCCATTGCACTGATAGACCTGCACCCGGGTGCCAGCCGTGGGATAGCCATTGACCACGTCCAGACAAAGGTCCGGAGCAAGGGCACTTCGCAGTTCCCTCTGGGCAGTTCGATACCAACTCTGCGCGGTCGTGCCGTTGCAGGTCCAGATTTGGACAGGAGTTTGTGAAGCGGGAATTCCCCCTGCGACCTCCAGGCAACGAGTTTCGTCCATCGCGCTCATTATTATATTCGGACGACTATAAAGGTACTCAACTCCCTGACGATCATTATTGCTCAAGCCATTGCGCTGCCCCATTTCCGATGCACTACCGCCATCCTTGCGAATAATCGTCGGCAAACCATTGGCACTGAACGCACTGGGGGAGTAGTGCATGATTGATTTATAATCATAGCCACCAACATTCAGTGACTCATCGGTGTTTCGCTTCCAGAAGTTGTGAGCTCGACCCGGAAGGATGTTCTCGTCCACCACCGTCACATAGCCATCTCTATCAGAACGAGTATGTTCATGAAACAGCCCAACAACATGGCCGATTTCGTGGATAACTGTCCCCACGCTACACTCGCCGCCCAATTCCACATCCTGCACACCCATTCTCCTGCCAACAAATGATGCACAGTTTGCGGCATCTGGACTGAGCATGAATCTCACATAGTCTGGCTCATTAGTGCGGGGCCTGAAGCGAATGGATGTGTTCGCCTCCCAATGTGCAATCGCGCTTGTTACGCGACTGGGACTGGGAAGGTTCGGGTCGATGACATACGGAATCGTGCGATCGAACCATCGAAAATCTCTGCTTTCCCTCCCGACGGATGCGGCGTTCACCGTGTTCCCTGGACGCTCATCAATGATGATGTCGCCCTCGAAAATAGCTCTGCCGCCCTTCCGCTCATAGGTGATTCGCTGCACGCCTAGTCCTGGCAGTTCTATATCCGCAGTTACCAACTCCGCTTGGCCTGACTGGGGAACAGCCGTCTCGGAGCGGGGCAACTGTGGATCTCCACAGGCCGCGAGAATGGCGCCACACATCAGAACTGGGAGCAGCGCTCTCAACAAGACAGAAGTGCTCATTCAGGTTCCTCGTTATGTCCTGCGGGATTGACAATGAATGGCTATCATCATGCGTCTGGGCGGTCAAAGCAGGGCATTGCGCGTCCAACCAGGTCGAACTCTTCCGTTCCCGAGCCTTGCATGAGCTCCCGCCTCGACGAACGGAACCTAGCGCGCTAGAGAAACTGCGGTGCTTCTCCTTGGGCCTGGGTGCCCATTTGAAATATGCCTTCCGCAGCCGGGCCTGACCGGGCGCCTCCTCGGCGCGGTGCCACTTGATGCTCATGACCGGCTCGAGGTAGGCCATGGGTACCGATGGGAGGCAGTTCCACTGCAGGGCTCGGGCGGCCCTAGGCCCTGTACGTCGGTGGGCGATGGCGCCAGACAGGGCCTAGCCGCAACCCAGACAGCACATACCCACGAAGGTATCAGAGAGGACTTGATATGCCCGCCGACCAGGGGCGTGTATGCCTTTCGCGATGGGAAACAAAGCACCGCGCCAACCAAAGGAACATCGACCATGAGTGCCACGGGCATCCCCTTCTACACTGTCCCTATCAAGGTGATTGACTTCAGCAACACCAGGTTGTCCGTGGCCCTCGGCAAGAACCAGTTCGGAGGACCCCAACCTAACTTGGACGTATTCCTGCCGCCCGACCGCACTTATCATCGGGAGTTGAGTGCCTTGCTCCTCACCTGTGCCGCCATCCTGGAGCTGAACACCCCACCCAGCGAGCGGTGGCGCATTCAGACCAACTACCTCAGAGGGCACAACCACCGCCTCGTCTTCCTGGATCTGGCCAAAGGAGACCATGCCGAGGCCTTGCGCGGGATGA
This genomic window from Myxococcus hansupus contains:
- a CDS encoding HesA/MoeB/ThiF family protein codes for the protein MRIVFCGVGAIGSTAAVLCRNLEATLVFVDFDRVESKNLLAQAYVKPSVGKNKAEALKLQFLNLHGVKTEAHGVRITRDNVEALCGGADLLVDCMDNRDSRLLLSDFARRAGKPLVHGAVSGDGTFGLVRWDEHFVPDAEDTPGQATCEGGAHLPLLGLLAATLARTVQDFMKHGTRRDSIVNLSTVMS
- a CDS encoding malonic semialdehyde reductase, which translates into the protein MSEARHEELSLLFRDARTHNTWLDRPVDDALLARLYELSRMGPTSANTHPMRMVFVKSAEAKAKLLPSVMPLNVDKVRAAPVTAIVAYDTAFYEWMPQLFPARPEMREFFGGLPEDGRTKLAEQGSFLSAGYVILAARALGLDVGPLGGFDQMSVDATFFPDGKWRSLLLLNLGYGDAAGLYPRNPRLSFEQACRVA
- a CDS encoding AraC family transcriptional regulator, which translates into the protein MPRRPNKISERPVELDFEDPRGDALADVLGVSLLRNVLYKRVEARAPWGLRLRAHERAVFYLIARGSGRLEVEGEEPIELSVGDAAFIPHGTEHVLRDAETTLPLDAHDGRRCTEPGPRHLGGTGAPTSMLTGFFDLGGRPPSLLASLPRVVTLSPNDRTTAPWVAATLQLLLAEAAQPGPASLLVLQRLADVLFIQALRSLATRSGSPEQGCKHRGIAALGDAPIREALGLIHQRPGAPWTVASLGARVGLSRSTFAARFTDLVGEPPLEYIARWRITRAAELLRDTDHALDEIAARVGYESVPSFSRAFVRFRGERPGSYRKSERERVRLDDESTSE
- a CDS encoding IS701 family transposase, which gives rise to MQQPSDTEAQAPEVRLVGRLVTELESIGAWLQPHFRRREAHAAAVEYVKALLGRAQRKNMWGLSEDAGHRAPYTFQHLLLRAKWDADAVRDDVLEYARRALGEGGILAVDETGFLKKGEKSVGVARQYTGTAGKVENAQVGVFLSYVTPLGHALVDRELYLPQPWTEDSARRQAGGIPDEVSFESKPALAQGMLQRALGAGLKPAWVVGDEVYGRDSTLRRLLEDLHQPYVLAVASNTHVWRGFYQVKPGDMVKEVPPEAWARLPAGAGTKGPRLYAWARIRLNRHLGLSRWLLFRRGLADGKVAFYVAHARRNASLESMVRAAGSRWAVEEDFESAKNEVGLADYEVRTWTAWHRHMTLCLVAHVFLAAARAMANLQLQEGLPPKALGLPRRRNPMRAFLARRGLH
- a CDS encoding M12 family metallopeptidase, with translation MQRITYERKGGRAIFEGDIIIDERPGNTVNAASVGRESRDFRWFDRTIPYVIDPNLPSPSRVTSAIAHWEANTSIRFRPRTNEPDYVRFMLSPDAANCASFVGRRMGVQDVELGGECSVGTVIHEIGHVVGLFHEHTRSDRDGYVTVVDENILPGRAHNFWKRNTDESLNVGGYDYKSIMHYSPSAFSANGLPTIIRKDGGSASEMGQRNGLSNNDRQGVEYLYSRPNIIMSAMDETRCLEVAGGIPASQTPVQIWTCNGTTAQSWYRTAQRELRSALAPDLCLDVVNGYPTAGTRVQVYQCNGGLAQKWNIVNGRQLRSALGDSLCLDAINGDPTPGTKIQIWTCNSGSPQNWHPLHW